The genome window GTAGTAATATATAAATCTTTGGCTCTGTTAACACAGTCTTGTCTCCTGCTGTGGTCCTGCAGTTTTAAAAGTTGTGAATTGCTGAATAGTTGTCTGTTTGAAAGGTGGGGCAGCATTGGATTCAGACTGCCACTGTCAAATGACAGACCTTTTCTTTACCCTGAACCTTAAGTTACAGCACGAGAGAGCATCTGGCTGCCCTTCATGGAGACAGAGCTGCACTGTGATGAGAAGACTATCATCATCGGCCACAGTTCTGGGGCCATCGCGGCCATGAGGTGTGATCTTTGTTAAACTGCTCTCCCCTTTGTGGGCTCCAGCCATGCTTGCTTGAGAAATACCTTGTGTATATCTTAAATTTCTGTTGCAGAGGAAACAGTGCTGACCTCTAAAGTGGTAACATAATCTGTCCTAATTCCTTCCTGGTTTTGCTAGTggattgaaaaaaaacaaaaaatctgctcTTACTGAGATGCAGTGATCCTTTTAAAGCATAAGTGGCTGCAAACCCCAGTGGCTTCCCATCAGTCAGCTCTGATTCTGTCTCTACAgactctccttctctcctcccagcTAGGTTTACTGACCTCATTGCAGTTCCTGGAACATGCCAAGTACACACACATCTTAGCCTGCTCTCATGTTTCTACCTGGGATACTCTGGCCCTAGACATCTGCATGGCTTTCTATTCCCCTTGAAGTGTCTGCTCAAATGTCCCCTTTTGGTGAAGCCTTCTCTAATCACTCCATGTGAAACGCCTTCCTCACTCTACTGGCTCCTATCTCTTTTATATCTTCTTATCTGCAGCACTTTTTACCATCTGACATCCTGTTTATTTCTGTCTCCTGTCAATAGAATGTagactccatgaaggcagggctTTGTTCACTCTGGCACTGAAACCCCATTGCCTAGAAGAGAGCCTGGCATATGGTAGATTGTGTCTGCAGTGTTACCCACCTGCGAATCCCCAGTCCTTAGGATTCATGGGCACATCCCTACTGCTCTCATTAGAATATTGCATCTCCCCTTTTAGCCTTATAAGGCCTAGCAGGTAGGGAATTAGCTGGCTGAATAAGCTAAGTTTAGCCTATAAGGGTTGAGTTTCTTTCATATTTGCTAGACAAAATCACAAAGgataatagtttttatttgttccaAGCAGTCACTTAGGATGTTACATGAATTGCATGTCAGGGAATCTTGCCAAATTTCCTAACCTTTCAGCCACACTGATGAAAGTTACAAGAGTATTTCAGGATGGAGCCACAAAATTATGGAACACTCCTAGTATAAGGATGTTTATATGCTGTCAGGGGTTGTCTGGAAAAGGAAGAGCTCCTTGTATTATTGAATTCTGTTCCAACTCAAGGCCAACTGCATTTTTCTCAAGCTATTGATTAGTAAAGATGTGCCTGCTTTTAAAGATCCTTGAACTCACTGCAGGATTATTAGCAACCTTCTAAGAATTGACTTCTAAAGTTAAGGGAGGCAAGGAGAAAAATGGATGTCAAAACGATTGGGTTAAGGTTGTAGAATTTCCTATTGACAAAATCATAGAGGACTACCCTACAGATGACTCTAATCATGAAAGGGAAATCGTGCCTTTCCAATGGAGAGATCAGGTGGATATCACCTTAAGCAAATGATCAAACTTAATCTTACCAATAATAGACTGGCATCACGTGTCCCCTGATGTGATGGCATGGGAAGGACACAGCATCACCTATGTAGTATCCTTGCCAGAAATGTTCACCTCAGTCTAGTTAGGAGGAAACAGACAATCCTATTTAGAGGATAATGTACAAGACAACTGGCCTAAACTCTTAAACAATGTTAatgtcatttaaaacaaaatttttttttttttttttgagacagagtctcgctctgtcgcccaggctggagtgcagtggcgcaatctcggctcactgcaagctctgcctcccgggttcacgctgttctcctgcctcagcctctccgagtagctgggactacaggcacccgccaccacacccagctaatttttttttctatttttagtagagacagggtttcactgtggtctcaatctcctgacctcatgatccgcccgcctcggcctcccaaagtgctgggattacaagtgtgagccaccgcacccggccacattttttgtttattggGAAAGGTTTGCACAAGTTTCAACTACCTTGAAAATTGAgtagtggctgggcacggtggctcacgcctgtaatcccagcactttaggaggccagggtgggtggattatttgaggtcaagagttcaagaccagcttggccaacatggtgaaaccccgtctctactaaaaatacaaaattagctgggcgtggtggtgcatgcctgttatcccagctactcaggaggctaaaacaggagaatcgtttgaacccaggaggtggaggttgcagtgagccaagattgtgccactgcactccagcctgggtgacagagtgagactctgtctcaaaaataaaaagaaaaatgagtagaAGCTCATCCAGTAGTCAGGGTTGGGCTTGTAGTTCTGCACTTTCCTTGGTATTTTTCACATCAACCTCAACAGCAGACAGCACGTGCTTTCTGTAGGCTACCTCAAATGAGTTTTTAAGTAGTTTATTGACTTTTTGGTGATCAGAGGTAACATTACATATTAGCtgacatcatttttctttctccaggtATGCAGAAACACATCGAGTATATGCTATTGTATTAGTGTCTGCATACACATCAGACTTGGGGGATGAAAATGAGCGTGCAAGTGGTAAGTCCAAAGGTAGAAATCTGAGCAAAGCCCTTCTCTAGACATGGGGCTGTCTGTTCAGGTTGTAAAAACAGTGCTGTCTTTCAGATAGGCTAAAACATTCTAATAGCATATGAGAAAGATTTACCACCTATCTTTGGATATAAGTTTGCACTTTGATTTCTTCCCAAGCTGTAAGTCTAGAATTGAACCCTAGAGGCCTGGTTTTAGTTGAACCATATACCACCTCTTCATGAGTAACTGTGGTATCAAGCCCTACAGATTTGAAAACAGAAGAAGTGCTTCTAACTCACACATAGGCTCTGCTCCTTTGTGTCTCTATGTGGGTCGCCAGTAGGTATTTTAGAATATCTAGAAGGGAGATTATCCATGGGCACTgaaagatcatttttttttcccccataggaTACTTCACCCGCCCCTGGCAGTGGGAGAAGATCAAGGCCAACTGCCCTTACATTGTGCAGTTTGGCTCCACTGACGACCCGTTCCTTCCCTGGAAAGAACAACAAGAAGTGGCCGATAGGTTGGAAACCAAATTGCACAAATTCACTGACCGTGGCCACTTTCAGAACACAGAGTTTCATGAACTGATTACTGTGGTAAAGTCTTTGCTCAAAGTACCAGCATAGACTGTATGATTTCTGCTATTTTGCATCCCAATATAGGGGTAGAATAATATCTACTATCAGCTGATTACTAGACACATAGAACATCCAGTTAAGTTCCAAAAGTGcctgaaaaacaaacacaagTTTCAACATTCAATCTAAGTTACAAGTAGCATTTCCATTTTCCATAGGCTCTAAAACTCCCCAAATTGCTATGAGCTACTGcagtattttcttcatttgataaGAAACATAAGGACAGCTTAACTACCCTTCTCTATCCAAAGTAAGTCAGAAACAGAACCCAGGTTTCCTGATTCCCACTCCTGAGTAAAATTAAATAGGTTTTATGTATGTTGCATGTGTTGCACACTTTTCCTCTTTGAAATCAAACTTTTCGATTTCATTGGGGAAAGAAAACCTGACTGAAAGTCCAGAGTGTTAGCTTAGAACTCAGAATACTAGCTGCTGTTTCAAGCTGGCCCCGGACATTTAAACCCAGACCAGGGCCTTCACCTCTGACACTTGCCCCTAAGTCCTTCAGACATGTTgagagagactgagacaggagtcTTCCAGAgtcaggcaggaaggagaagcacagcaatatacataca of Symphalangus syndactylus isolate Jambi chromosome 24, NHGRI_mSymSyn1-v2.1_pri, whole genome shotgun sequence contains these proteins:
- the RBBP9 gene encoding serine hydrolase RBBP9, with the translated sequence MEARPLCSWLPHAASGRQAKEEKARPPPSPKLQLPGCRGAVSLRVQAGLSSAGPALGDSGLAALMASPSKAVIVPGNGGGDVTTHGWYGWVKKELEKIPGFQCLAKNMPDPITARESIWLPFMETELHCDEKTIIIGHSSGAIAAMRYAETHRVYAIVLVSAYTSDLGDENERASGYFTRPWQWEKIKANCPYIVQFGSTDDPFLPWKEQQEVADRLETKLHKFTDRGHFQNTEFHELITVVKSLLKVPA